The proteins below are encoded in one region of Brassica napus cultivar Da-Ae chromosome A6, Da-Ae, whole genome shotgun sequence:
- the LOC106424824 gene encoding 50S ribosomal protein L22, chloroplastic-like, with protein MAGWQRNLQLIRQIARRVTTNSNVSTANYASLARSLESPFSKCYLQGLLRPTYSSTPLHHYLQQVGISTSRKLKAGEEPVSSPLSSPALLGSGKEEEEEQKIIPKRKKVQAVLKAIKQSPKKVNLVAALVRGMRVEDALMQLQVTVKRASHTVYRVIHAARANASHNHGLDPDRLIIAEAFVGKGLFKKRISIHGKGKCGLMIRPECRLTVIVRETTPEEEGEIAKLKVHNFRKLTKRERRLNPHKLIETTPIWNRRGTKANHRSSELVPSR; from the exons ATGGCGGGTTGGCAGAGGAATCTACAGTTAATTCGTCAAATTGCTAGAAGAGTGACGACCAACAGTAATGTTTCTACAGCCAATTACGCTTCTTTAGCTCGGAGTTTGGAATCCCCTTTCTCAAAAT GTTACTTGCAGGGTCTCCTGAGACCAACCTACTCCTCAACACCACTGCATCATTATCTACAGCAAGTG GGAATTTCGACCTCTAGAAAACTGAAGGCTGGTGAGGAACCTGTGTCTTCACCTTTGTCATCTCCAGCTCTATTGGGTtctggaaaagaagaagaagaagagcagaaGATTATCCCTAAGCGTAAGAAAGTGCAGGCTGTACTCAAGGCCATCAAGCAG AGTCCTAAGAAGGTCAACCTAGTTGCAGCACTAGTACGTGGTATGCGTGTTGAAGATGCTCTGATGCAACTTCAGGTCACAGTTAAACGGGCTTCCCATACCGTGTACCGG GTTATCCACGCTGCCCGAGCAAATGCTTCTCATAACCATGGACTAGATCCTGACCGTCTCATCATTG CGGAAGCGTTTGTTGGGAAGGGACTCTTCAAGAAGAGGATATCTATCCATGGAAAAGGAAAATGCGGGTTGATGATAAGACCCGAGTGTCGTCTAACTGTCATTGTTAGAGAGACGACTCCAGAGGAAGAAGGTGAGATTGCCAAGCTCAAGGTTCACAACTTTAGGAAGCTAACCAAGCGGGAGAGGCGGCTTAACCCTCACAAGCTCATCGAGACAACTCCAATTTGGAACCGCAGAGGCACTAAAGCCAATCATCGTTCCTCAGAGTTGGTGCCATCTCGTTAG
- the LOC106424825 gene encoding glutathione S-transferase U9, producing MEEETGNKVILHGTFMSPYSKRVELALKLKSIPYLFVQEDLHNKSQTLLQYNPVHKKVPVLVHKGKPISESLFIIEYIHETWRNGPQLLPQDPYKRSKVRFWASYIQLHLFDVVMKVVKTEGEEQEKAITEVKEKLSIVEKEGLKEIFSDTDGEPTVTNESMSLVDIVMCTLLSPYKAHEEVLGMKIVDPETLPGVYCWLNAINETDVVKDLTPPYEQVLEILRTFRQMSLSRS from the coding sequence atggaAGAAGAAACTGGGAACAAAGTGATACTCCATGGAACATTCATGAGTCCTTACAGCAAAAGGGTTGAGTTAGCCCTCAAGCTCAAATCCATACCTTACCTTTTCGTTCAAGAAGATCTCCATAACAAGAGCCAAACCCTTCTCCAGTACAACCCGGTTCACAAGAAGGTTCCGGTTCTCGTCCACAAAGGTAAACCGATCTCTGAATCCTTGTTTATCATTGAATACATCCACGAAACCTGGAGAAACGGTCCACAACTTCTGCCTCAAGACCCTTACAAAAGATCTAAAGTCCGGTTTTGGGCTAGCTACATCCAGTTACATCTTTTCGATGTGGTGATGAAAGTGGTGAAAACCGAAGGAGAAGAGCAAGAGAAAGCTATAACAGAGGTGAAGGAGAAGCTGAGCATCGTAGAGAAAGAAGGCCTCAAGGAGATTTTCTCGGACACTGATGGTGAACCGACCGTGACAAACGAGTCCATGAGCCTAGTTGACATTGTGATGTGCACTTTGCTAAGCCCTTACAAAGCACACGAAGAAGTTTTGGGTATGAAGATCGTCGACCCAGAGACACTTCCTGGTGTCTATTGTTGGCTCAATGCTATTAACGAAACCGATGTGGTCAAAGATCTAACTCCTCCTTATGAACAAGTCCTAGAGATTCTTAGGACTTTCAGACAGATGTCTCTCTCTCGTTCCTAG
- the LOC106424876 gene encoding HVA22-like protein b — protein MSSGIGSLVKVIFKNFDVIAGPIISLVYPLYASVRAIESGAHGDDKQWLTYWALYSLINLFELTFYGLIEWIPIWPYAKLALISWLVLPGLSGAAYVYENYVRSFLLRPHSFNIWYVPAKKDEDDLPAAAGKFTPVNDSGEPTEKRVSSVDTSAKYVGHSAFDDTYVY, from the exons ATGAGTTCCGGTATTGGAAGTTTGGTGAAGGTCATCTTTAAGAACTTCGACGTTATCGCTGG ACCTATTATTAGCTTGGTTTATCCTCT ATACGCATCAGTGAGGGCAATAGAGTCGGGAGCTCATGGAGACGACAAGCAATGGCTCACTTATTGGGCTCTTTATTCACTTATCAATCTCTTTGAACTCACTTTCTACGGACTCATCGAATG GATCCCGATATGGCCATACGCCAAGCTAGCACTAATTTCTTGGTTGGTGTTACCGGGCTTGAGCGGCGCTGCTTATGTTTATGAGAACTATGTGCGTTCATTCCTTTTACGCCCACACAGTTTTAATATATGGTATGTACCCGCTAAGAAGGACGAAGATGACTTACCAGCAGCTGCTGGGAAATTCACTCCGGTAAACGATTCTGGTGAGCCTACGGAAAAGCGTGTGAGCTCG GTGGATACATCAGCCAAATATGTTGGTCACTCGGCCTTTGATGATACATATGTCTACTAG
- the LOC106424817 gene encoding microtubule-associated protein RP/EB family member 1B: MATNIGMMDSAYFVGRNEILGWINDRLHLNLSRIEEVASGAVQCQMLDMTFPGVVPMHKVNFAAKNEYEMIQNYKVMQEVFTKLKITKPLEVNRLVKGRPLDNLEFLQWLKRFCDSINGGIMNENYNPVERRSRGGKEKSVKGSSKVSKSLQTNNTHHTPTVTASSKPTGPKQARSHAIGGGSNSSAEVQALSKELEDLKVSVDVLEKERDFYFSKLRDIEILCQTPELDDLPIVVAVKKILYATDANDSALEEAQECLIESLGIDVEEEEENEAEEAGTQT; the protein is encoded by the exons ATGGCGACGAACATTGGAATGATGGACAGTGCTTACTTCGTTGGACGAAACGAGATTCTGGGTTGGATCAATGACCGCCTTCACCTCAATCTCTCTCGCATCGAAGAG GTTGCATCGGGTGCTGTTCAATGCCAAATGCTGGACATGACCTTTCCAGGAGTCGTGCCTATGCACAAG GTTAATTTTGCGGCGAAGAACGAGTACGAGATGATACAAAACTACAAAGTCATGCAAGAGGTCTTCACCAAACTCAAAATCACCAAG CCATTGGAAGTCAACAGGCTTGTCAAAGGCAGACCACTAGACAACTTGGAGTTTCTACAATGGCTGAAACGTTTCTGCGATTCCATTAATGGTGGCATTATGAACGA GAATTACAATCCAGTAGAACGAAGATCGAGAGGTGGCAAAGAGAAAAGCGTAAAGGGGTCTAGTAAGGTCTCAAAGTCATTGCAAACAAACAATACGCATCATACTCCTACAGTCACTGCTTCCAGCAAACCAACTG GTCCAAAGCAAGCAAGATCACATGCAATTGGAGGTGGGAGCAACTCGTCGGCCGAAGTGCAAGCTCTGTCAAAGGAG CTTGAAGATCTCAAGGTCTCGGTAGATGTCTTGGAAAAGGAAAGAGATTTTTACTTCTCTAAGCTCAGGGATATAGAGATACTCTGTCAGACTCCTGAACTTGATGATCTTCCG ATTGTTGTAGCGGTTAAGAAGATATTATATGCAACAGATGCAAATGATTCTGCTCTCGAAGAAGCTCAAGAGTGCCTAATCGAGTCTCTAGGCATTGatgttgaggaagaagaagaaaacgaagcAGAAGAAGCAGGGACTCAGActtaa